The nucleotide window ACAGGAGGAGAGCCATGATCACACCAACATACGAAGAGGCGAAAAAATATCGGGACGGCTATAGCCTGGTGCCGATCTGCAGGGAGATATTTGCAGACGTCATTACGCCGATCACATTGCTGCGAAAGCTCGCACAGCTGGATAAACACTACTATCTTCTGGAAAGCGTAGAGGGAGGAGAACGGTGGGGAAGGTACTCATTTCTTGGATTTCATCCGCTGCTGCACGCAGTCTGCGAGGATGGGGGTGTGACGGTTAAAAGCGGAGAGATAGAAAACCGGATTCCCGGAGAGCCGATGGAGGTGCTGAGAGGACTTCTAAAAGAATACCGGGCGCCCAGGCTGGAGGGGATGCCCTCTTTCACCGGAGGCTTTGTTGGATATTTTTCTTATGAAATGCTTCAGTATGCGGAGAAAAAGCTTAAATTTAAGGAGAGTGAATTCCAGGATTTTGATTTGATGCTTTTTGATAAAGTGATCGCCTATGACCATCTGAGACAGAAAATCTGCGTAGTAGTGAATGCGAAGACGGAAGAAGGAGAACAGGGATACAATGCGGCAGTGCTGGAAATAGAGAAGATCATCCATCTGATACAGAGTGAAATACCTTTGCCGGAGGAGCCGAAGAGGGAACCGCCGGAATTTGCCTGCAACATAAACAAAAAGGATTACTGTGCCATGGTGGAAAAGACAAAGCATTATATTAAGGAAGGAGATATTTTCCAGGGCGTGATATCCAGACGGTTTGAGGCGGAATATGAGGGAAGCCTGATGAATGCCTACCGCGTGCTGCGCACCACCAATCCTTCTCCATATATGTTCTTCATCCAAAGCGATGACGTACAAATAGCAGGGGCTTCTCCGGAAACCATGGTGAAGCTCATAGACGGAGAGCTTACGACCTTTCCGGTGGCAGGAACCAGGAAGCGGGGCAGGACGCCGGAAGAGGACAGGAGACTCGAGGAAGAGCTGATGGCCGATGAGAAGGAGCGGGCAGAACATAATATGCTGGTGGATTTGGCCAGAAATGATATCGGAAAGATTTCAGAATATGGGTCAGTGAAGGTGGAGGATTATATGTGTATCCACCGGTTTTCCAAGGTCATGCATATTGCATCTGTGGTCACGGGAAAGCTGAAAGGCGGCATGGACGGATGCGACGCCATACCGGCTCTTCTGCCGGCCGGCACCTTGTCCGGCGCGCCGAAATTCCGGGCCTGTGAGATCATAGAAGAGTTGGAGCCGGCAGCGAGGGGAATCTATGGCGGAGCCATTGGATATATGGATTTTTCAGGTAATCTGGATGTGTGCATCGCCATTCGGACGGCAGTGAAAAAAGGCGGAAGGGTCTATGTACAGGCTGGGGCCGGAATCGTGGCTGACAGTGTGCCGGAGCGGGAATATGAAGAGTGCTCCAACAAAGCCGGGGCGGTAATAGAGGCCATCCGCATGGCCGGGGAGGTGTGAGCATGATATTGCTGATTGATAACTACGACAGCTTTTCTTATAATCTGGTGCAGCTAATAGGCTCCGTCAGCCTGGAAAAGATCCGGATCACCCGGAATGATGAAGCATCGGCGGAGGAGATCGGAGCGTGGAAACCAAGCCATATCGTACTATCTCCGGGGCCGGGCCGCCCGAAAGACGCGGGAATCTGTGAGGACGTGGTGAAGCGCTTCATGGGAGAGATTCCTATTCTCGGAGTTTGTTTAGGACATCAGGCAATCTGTGAAGCGCTGGGGGCGAAAATAACCTACGCAAAGGAACTGATGCACGGAAAACAGAGTAGGATAAAGCTTGACACGAAATCCCCGATTTTTGCGGGACTTTCCGGGACGGAGAAGGCGGCCCGCTATCATTCTTTGGCGGTGGAAAAGGCTTCTCTGCCGGCAAAGCTTCTGGTGACAGGAGAGGCAGAGGACGGGGAAGTGATGGCGGTGGAGCACAGGGATTTTGCTCTGTACGGCATGCAGTTCCATCCGGAATCGGTGCTCACGCCGAACGGAAAAAAGATGATGGAAAATTTCCTGAACATTGACCAGCGAAAGCTTAGATCACAGCATATTTGACAGAGATTTTGGCGGAAAGAAGGAGAGGACATGATAAAAGAAGCGATTTATGAAGTGGTGAACGGCAATGACCTCAGCTATGAGGTGGCTGAGCAGGTGATGGATGAGATCATGGACGGGGAAGCATCCCAGATCCATATGGGCGCGTTTCTGACGGGGCTGCGGATGAAGGGAGAGACCATCGAGGAGATTACTGCCTGCGCGGCCGGAATGAGAAAACACTGTACCCGATTGCTGCACAATATGGATGTGCTGGAGATCGTGGGAACCGGAGGCGACGAGGCCAATACCTTCAATATTTCCACGGTTTCTTCCCTGGTAGTGTCAGCTGCGGGGATTCCGGTGGCGAAGCATGGCAACCGGAGCGTATCCAGCAAATGCGGGGCGGCGGATGTCCTGGAGGCTCTGGGTGTGAACATTGCCATCAGCCCTGTGAAGAGTGCGGCCATTCTGGGGAAGATCAACTTGTGCTTCATGTTCGCACAGACTTATCACACCGCCATGCGGTTTGTGGCGCCGGTCAGGAAGGAGCTGGGCATCCGCACTATTTTCAACATCCTGGGGCCGCTGGCAAATCCGGCGGGAGCTAATTTTGAGCTTTTGGGAGTTTATGATGAAAAGCTGGTAGAGCCTCTCGCCCAGGTGCTGTTAAAGCTGGGCGTCAAACGGGGGATTGTCGTGCACGGACAGGACGGGATAGACGAAATATCCCTGAGCGCACCGACTGTCTGCTGTGAACTGCGGGACGGGGCCATTACTTCTTATATATTGGAGCCGGAGCAGGTGGGGCTTAAAAAGTGCAGGCCGGAGGACCTGGTGGGCGGAGAGCCGGCGGATAATGCACAGATTGCCAGAGAGATCCTGGATGGAAAAAAAGGACCCAAACGGGACGCCGTGGTTTTAAACTCTGCCGCCTGTATCTATATGGTGAAGGACGATGTGAGTCTTTTGGAAGCTGTGAAGCTGGCAGAAGAACTGATCGACAGCGGAAAGGCCAGGGAGCAGCTGGAAGCGTTCATACGGCTCTCAAATGAGAATTGACGGAGGTTTGGCATGATTTTAGATAAGCTGGCGGAAAGCTCCAGGATACGGGTTATGAGAGAGAAGGAAAGAGTGTCGCTGGAGGAAATGAAAAAGAGGGCGTTATTTCTGACGGAGGACCAGAAATCCTTTCCCTTTGAAGAAGCCCTCAGAAAACAGGACATTAACTTTATCTGTGAGGTGAAAAAGGCGTCTCCTTCAAAAGGGGTCATCGCAGAAAATTTCCCTTATGTGCAGATAGCAAAGGAATACGAGAAGGCGGGAGCCGCCTGTATCTCCGTGCTGACGGAGCCGGAATACTTTCTGGGAAAAAATGAATATCTGGCGGCGATCGCGGAAACCGTCCCGCTTCCGATCATCCGGAAGGACTTTACCGTGGATGAATATCAGATCTATCAGGCAAAGACCATAGGTGCTTCCTGTGTGCTGCTGATCTGTGCGCTCCTGGATGCAGACAGATTGAAGCAATACCTGCATATCTGTGACTCTCTCAGTCTGTCCGCTCTGGTGGAGGCCCATGACGAAACGGAGATCCGGATGGCGCTGGACGCGGGAGCCAGGATGATCGGAGTGAATAACAGAGACCTCCGGACCTTTGAGGTGGATATTCATAACAGCGAGAGGCTTCGGAGCCTGGTGCCGGAAGAAATACTGTTCGTGGCAGAGAGCGGGATCCGGGACGCTTCGGATATCCAGGTACTCCGGGATGCAAAGGTTAATGGAGTGCTGATCGGAGAGACCTTTATGAGAAGTGCGGATAAGGCGGGCATGCTGAAACGGCTGAGAGGCGAAGAAATGACAGAAGGCTCTGACCGCGGACAAATATAAGGCAGGCGGAGCAGATATGGAAAAAACAGACGGTGTAAAAGTGAAAATCTGCGGTTTGAGACGACCGGAGGATATTCAGATGGCCAACCGCTTCAAACCGGATTTTATCGGATTCGTTTTTGCGAAGAGCAGCCGGCAGGTGGACCGGAATACGGCAGAGCGGCTGAAAACTCTTCTGAATCCGGAAATCAGGGCGGTGGGAGTTTTTGTTGATGAAGAGCCGGAGCAGGTGGCCGGCCTGTGCCGGGACGGTGTCATTGACATGGTACAGCTTCATGGAGAAGAGGACCGGGAATATATGGAACGGCTGCGGAATATGACCCATGTGCCGGTCATCCGGGCAGTACGGGTGAAGAGCCGGGAACAGGTACTTTCGGCAGAACAGCTTCCCTGTGACTATCTTCTTTTGGATACCTATACGGAAGGGACATACGGTGGAAGTGGGAAAGCCTTTGACCGGGAGCTGATTCCAAGTCTGAGGAAGCCATATTTCCTGGCAGGAGGACTGAGGACAGAAAGCGTGGCGGAGGCCGTCTGCCGATATCGCCCTTATGGCGTGGATGTCTCCAGCAGTCTGGAGAGCGGCGGATATAAAGATATCAAAAAAGTAGAGGCCTTTTTAAAAGCCGCCCGCGGCGGGTACGCAGCGGGCGGAGGGGCCGGAAGAAGAACAGGAGGAAAGGAACTATGAAAGAAGGCAGGTACGGACAGTACGGCGGCCAGTATATTCCGGAGACGCTTATGAATGCGGTGAAGGAACTGGACGCCGCTTACGAGCACTATAAAAAGGATCCGGAGTTCAACCGGGAGCTTGACGAGCTCCTTAAAAATTATGCGGGGCGCCCTTCACTGCTCTATTATGCAGAGAAAATGACGAAGGATTTGGGCGGCGCAAAAATTTATTTAAAAAGAGAGGATTTAAATCATACCGGTTCCCATAAGATCAATAATGTGCTGGGGCAGGTGCTTTTGGCCAAGAAAATGGGGAAGACCCGCGTCATTGCCGAAACAGGAGCGGGACAGCACGGCGTGGCGACTGCGACGGCGGCGGCGCTCATGGGAATGGAATGTGAAATCTTCATGGGAAAGGAAGACACGGACCGGCAGGTGCTAAACGTATATCGGATGGAGCTTTTGGGAGCCAAGGTACATCCGGTGAAAAGCGGCACGATGACGCTTAAGGACGCCGTCAATGAGACCATGAGAGAGTGGACCAGAAGAGTGGACGATACGCTCTATGTTCTGGGATCTGTAATGGGACCGCATCCCTTTCCGATGATCGTGAGGGATTTTCAGAAGGTGATCGGAAAAGAGATCAAAGAACAGCTTATGGAAAAGGAAGGGAAGCTTCCGGACGCGGTCATTGCCTGCGTAGGCGGCGGGAGCAACGCCATGGGAGCCTTTTACGAGTTCATTCCCGATGAACAGGTGAAGCTGATCGGGTGTGAGGCGGCCGGCCTTGGAGTGGATAATCCTAAAAATGCCGCGACCATTGCCAATGGGAGCACCGGTATCTTCCATGGGATGAAATCTCTTTTCTGTCAGGATGAATACGGACAGATCGCACCGGTATACTCCATCTCTGCCGGGCTTGACTATCCGGGGATCGGACCGGAGCATGCGATGCTCCATGAGACCGGAAGAGCTCAGTATGTGCCGGTGACCGATGAAGAGGCGGTAAGCGCCTTTGAATATCTTTCCAGGACAGAAGGCATCATTCCGGCTGTGGAAAGCGCTCATGCGGTGGCATATGCGAGAAAGCTGGCTCCGACCATGGATAAAGAGAAGATCATTGTCATCAATATATCCGGACGGGGCGATAAGGATGTGGCGGCTATTGCAAGATACAGGGGGGTGAATATATATGAGTAGGATAGCGGAGGCTTTTAAAAACGGAAAGGCGTTCATTCCATTTGTGACGGGGGGAGATCCTGAGCTGGATGTGACGGAGCAGCTGATTTACGCGATGGCGGAGGCCGGTGCGGACCTCATTGAGATAGGAGTGCCTTTTTCTGATCCTATCGCAGAAGGAATCGTGATCCAGGACGCCAACCAGCGCGCCCTTTCGGCGGGCTGCACGACGGACGGACTGTTCGATCTGGTGAAAAAAGTACGGAAGACCACACAGATTCCCTTGGTGTTCCTCACCTATATCAATCCCATTTATACCTACGGAAAAGAACGGTTCATGAGGAGATGTCAGGAAGTAGGCCTTGACGGTCTGATCGTGCCGGATCTTCCTTATGAAGAAAAAGAGGAGCTTCTGCCGGAGTGTGAACGGTTTGGCGTTGATCTGATCTCTCTGATCGCGCCTACTTCCCATGAAAGGATCGCCATGATAGCCAGGGAGGCGAAGGGATTTTTATATTGTGTCTCTTCCATGGGAGTGACCGGCGTTCGAAACGAGATCCAGACGGACATAGGCTCCATGATGAAGGCTGTGAAACAGGAGGCAAAGGTGCCCTGTGCGGTGGGCTTTGGGATATCCACGCCGGAGCAGGCAAAACGGATGGCGGCTGTTTCCGACGGGGCTATCGTGGGCAGCGCCATTGTAAAGCTGGTGGCAGAGTACGGAAAAGACAGCATTGAGCCGGTGGCCGCATATGTGAAGAAAATGAAAGAAGCCGTATTAAGTGCCGAATCATAAAATTTTCGTGAAAAGATTGACGTCAAAGTCGGAAAAGAGTAGAATCTACCTATGTATAAAGATGATTCAGACAGATCGTGAGTAAAACGGCGGCTGCCGTTGTGGTGGAAAGGCAGGGTTCTACAGTATGGATAAGAAGATGCTGTTCGTCTTCAACCCGCTGTCAGGCAAAGCACAGATTCGGACTAAGCTTATGGACATCCTGGATGTTTTTGTGAAGGCCGGGTATCAAGTGGAGATCCATGTGACCCAGAGGACACTGGATGCAAGGCGAGTGGTAGAAGAACGTGGATATGGCATGGATTTGATTGTGGGAAGTGGGGGAGACGGTACTCTGAATGAAGTTGTCTCCGGTGTTATGGGGATGGATAAGAAACCTTATATCGGTTATATTCCCGCCGGCACGACCAACGATTTCGCGGCCAGCCATAAAATACCCAGGAACATGATCCAGGCGGCGGAAAGCATTGTGATGGGCACCGCCTGTCCCGTGGATATCGGAAAATTCAACGAGAGCTATTTCACCTACGTGGCGGCTTTCGGAGCTTTTACGGATGTGCCTTATAAGACTCCCAGAGAGTTTAAGGCGGTTTTAGGCCATCCCGCCTACATTCTGGAAGCGGCAAAGAGCCTGGGAGGTATAAAGGCACAGCACATCACCATGGAGACGGAGACGGATTTCTACGAGGGGGACGTACTCGTCGGGATGGTCAGCAACGCCAATCAGATAGCAGGCTTTAAAGGGCTGAACGGCAGGAATGTCAGGCTGGACGACGGCAGATTTGAGGTGCTTTTAGTGGAAAACCCTCAGAACATACTCCAGCTTCCGGACGTGGTGGCCAGTCTTTTGCAGAACGGCCATAAATCAAAGCTGGTGAGACATTTTATGGCTTCCCATGTGAAATTCCAGTTTGAAGAACCGGTGGAATGGGTGCTGGACGGAGAATTTGGCGGAAAGAGAAAAGAAGTCGTCATTGATAACCATTGCCGGGCTATACAGATCATGAAGATGACCCATATGCCGCCAAAAAAGAAAACGCAGTCGTAATTTGGAAAATTGAAATAGATATTCAGGAAAACACAGGAAAAATGAAATCTTGGCTTTACTTTTGTAGAAAAAGCTTGTATAATTAAAAATTAGCGTGGAGAAGTGTGTGCGAAAGGACGTTAGCAAGTGGAAAAAGGAAAGTTTAGTGAAGATTTACTGAAACTTGTAGAACTGGGTAAGAGCAAGAAGTCCACTCTGGATATGAATGATATCAATGACTTTTTCGCGGGAGCG belongs to Qiania dongpingensis and includes:
- the trpA gene encoding tryptophan synthase subunit alpha produces the protein MSRIAEAFKNGKAFIPFVTGGDPELDVTEQLIYAMAEAGADLIEIGVPFSDPIAEGIVIQDANQRALSAGCTTDGLFDLVKKVRKTTQIPLVFLTYINPIYTYGKERFMRRCQEVGLDGLIVPDLPYEEKEELLPECERFGVDLISLIAPTSHERIAMIAREAKGFLYCVSSMGVTGVRNEIQTDIGSMMKAVKQEAKVPCAVGFGISTPEQAKRMAAVSDGAIVGSAIVKLVAEYGKDSIEPVAAYVKKMKEAVLSAES
- the trpB gene encoding tryptophan synthase subunit beta, with the translated sequence MKEGRYGQYGGQYIPETLMNAVKELDAAYEHYKKDPEFNRELDELLKNYAGRPSLLYYAEKMTKDLGGAKIYLKREDLNHTGSHKINNVLGQVLLAKKMGKTRVIAETGAGQHGVATATAAALMGMECEIFMGKEDTDRQVLNVYRMELLGAKVHPVKSGTMTLKDAVNETMREWTRRVDDTLYVLGSVMGPHPFPMIVRDFQKVIGKEIKEQLMEKEGKLPDAVIACVGGGSNAMGAFYEFIPDEQVKLIGCEAAGLGVDNPKNAATIANGSTGIFHGMKSLFCQDEYGQIAPVYSISAGLDYPGIGPEHAMLHETGRAQYVPVTDEEAVSAFEYLSRTEGIIPAVESAHAVAYARKLAPTMDKEKIIVINISGRGDKDVAAIARYRGVNIYE
- the trpE gene encoding anthranilate synthase component I produces the protein MITPTYEEAKKYRDGYSLVPICREIFADVITPITLLRKLAQLDKHYYLLESVEGGERWGRYSFLGFHPLLHAVCEDGGVTVKSGEIENRIPGEPMEVLRGLLKEYRAPRLEGMPSFTGGFVGYFSYEMLQYAEKKLKFKESEFQDFDLMLFDKVIAYDHLRQKICVVVNAKTEEGEQGYNAAVLEIEKIIHLIQSEIPLPEEPKREPPEFACNINKKDYCAMVEKTKHYIKEGDIFQGVISRRFEAEYEGSLMNAYRVLRTTNPSPYMFFIQSDDVQIAGASPETMVKLIDGELTTFPVAGTRKRGRTPEEDRRLEEELMADEKERAEHNMLVDLARNDIGKISEYGSVKVEDYMCIHRFSKVMHIASVVTGKLKGGMDGCDAIPALLPAGTLSGAPKFRACEIIEELEPAARGIYGGAIGYMDFSGNLDVCIAIRTAVKKGGRVYVQAGAGIVADSVPEREYEECSNKAGAVIEAIRMAGEV
- the trpC gene encoding indole-3-glycerol phosphate synthase TrpC, translated to MILDKLAESSRIRVMREKERVSLEEMKKRALFLTEDQKSFPFEEALRKQDINFICEVKKASPSKGVIAENFPYVQIAKEYEKAGAACISVLTEPEYFLGKNEYLAAIAETVPLPIIRKDFTVDEYQIYQAKTIGASCVLLICALLDADRLKQYLHICDSLSLSALVEAHDETEIRMALDAGARMIGVNNRDLRTFEVDIHNSERLRSLVPEEILFVAESGIRDASDIQVLRDAKVNGVLIGETFMRSADKAGMLKRLRGEEMTEGSDRGQI
- a CDS encoding phosphoribosylanthranilate isomerase, coding for MEKTDGVKVKICGLRRPEDIQMANRFKPDFIGFVFAKSSRQVDRNTAERLKTLLNPEIRAVGVFVDEEPEQVAGLCRDGVIDMVQLHGEEDREYMERLRNMTHVPVIRAVRVKSREQVLSAEQLPCDYLLLDTYTEGTYGGSGKAFDRELIPSLRKPYFLAGGLRTESVAEAVCRYRPYGVDVSSSLESGGYKDIKKVEAFLKAARGGYAAGGGAGRRTGGKEL
- a CDS encoding anthranilate synthase component II, whose protein sequence is MILLIDNYDSFSYNLVQLIGSVSLEKIRITRNDEASAEEIGAWKPSHIVLSPGPGRPKDAGICEDVVKRFMGEIPILGVCLGHQAICEALGAKITYAKELMHGKQSRIKLDTKSPIFAGLSGTEKAARYHSLAVEKASLPAKLLVTGEAEDGEVMAVEHRDFALYGMQFHPESVLTPNGKKMMENFLNIDQRKLRSQHI
- the trpD gene encoding anthranilate phosphoribosyltransferase, with amino-acid sequence MIKEAIYEVVNGNDLSYEVAEQVMDEIMDGEASQIHMGAFLTGLRMKGETIEEITACAAGMRKHCTRLLHNMDVLEIVGTGGDEANTFNISTVSSLVVSAAGIPVAKHGNRSVSSKCGAADVLEALGVNIAISPVKSAAILGKINLCFMFAQTYHTAMRFVAPVRKELGIRTIFNILGPLANPAGANFELLGVYDEKLVEPLAQVLLKLGVKRGIVVHGQDGIDEISLSAPTVCCELRDGAITSYILEPEQVGLKKCRPEDLVGGEPADNAQIAREILDGKKGPKRDAVVLNSAACIYMVKDDVSLLEAVKLAEELIDSGKAREQLEAFIRLSNEN
- a CDS encoding diacylglycerol/lipid kinase family protein — encoded protein: MDKKMLFVFNPLSGKAQIRTKLMDILDVFVKAGYQVEIHVTQRTLDARRVVEERGYGMDLIVGSGGDGTLNEVVSGVMGMDKKPYIGYIPAGTTNDFAASHKIPRNMIQAAESIVMGTACPVDIGKFNESYFTYVAAFGAFTDVPYKTPREFKAVLGHPAYILEAAKSLGGIKAQHITMETETDFYEGDVLVGMVSNANQIAGFKGLNGRNVRLDDGRFEVLLVENPQNILQLPDVVASLLQNGHKSKLVRHFMASHVKFQFEEPVEWVLDGEFGGKRKEVVIDNHCRAIQIMKMTHMPPKKKTQS